In one window of Spartinivicinus marinus DNA:
- the rpoC gene encoding DNA-directed RNA polymerase subunit beta': protein MKDLLNLLKSQGQSEEFDSIRIGLASPEMIRSWSYGEVKKPETINYRTFKPERDGLFCAKIFGPVKDYECLCGKYKRLKHRGVICEKCGVEVALSKVRRDRMGHIELASPVAHIWFLKSLPSRIGLMLDMTLRDIERVLYFESYVVIDPGMTTLERGQLLNDEEYYDSLEEFGDDFDAKMGAEAIQALLLDIDLEQEVQELREEIPNTNSETKIKKLSKRLKLLEAFHKSDNNPEWMILKVLPVLPPDLRPLVPLDGGRFATSDLNDLYRRVINRNNRLKRLLDLSAPDIIVRNEKRMLQESVDALLDNGRRGRAITGSNKRPLKSLADMIKGKQGRFRQNLLGKRVDYSGRSVIVVGPTLRLHQCGLPKKMALELFKPFIFGKLEHRGLATTIKAAKKMVERETPEVWDILAEVIREHPVLLNRAPTLHRLGIQAFEPVLIEGKAIQLHPLVCAAYNADFDGDQMAVHVPLTIEAQLESRALMMSTNNVLAPANGEPIIVPSQDVVLGLYYMTRDRINAKGEGMAFKDIKEVSRAYGAGQVELHAKVKVRIKETIKDLVGNVTSATRIADTTVGRALLFEICPKGMPFDLVNQAMKKKSISKLINTCYRNVGLKETVIFADQLMYMGFSYATKSGASIGVNDFVIPDEKLEIIDAASDEVKEIESQFASGLVTQGEKYNKVIDIWSRANELVAKKMMENLGSDDVVDREGKTVQQESFNSVYMMADSGARGSAAQIRQLAGMRGLMAKPDGSIIETPITANFREGLNVLQYFISTHGARKGLADTALKTANSGYLTRRLVDVAQDLVVTGQDCGTDKGLVMTPHIEGGDVVEPLGERILGRVVAVDVPKPGADGEIAIPAGTLIDEAWVEKLEAMNVDEMVVRSPITCETRFGICSSCYGRDLGRGHLVNVGEAIGVIAAQSIGEPGTQLTMRTFHIGGAASRTSATDNVQVKNAGTIRLHNMKFVERKDGCIVATSRSGELALADEFGRERERYKLPYGAVISVKDGVKVEAGQVVAKWDPHTHPIVAELAGTVSFSGMDEGITVKKQTDELTGLSNIEVIDPKDRPSSGKDIRPAIQLLDSNGKELKMPGSDMPAQYFLPANALVTLTDNAKVEVGDVIARIPQATSGNKDITGGLPRVADLFEARKPKESAILAEISGTISFGKETKGKKRLVITSPDGDNYEELIPKWRHLNVFEGEQVTKGEVVSDGPSNPHDILRLLGVSELAKYIVNEIQDVYRLQGVKINDKHIEVILRQMLRKAEIAESGDSDFIKGEQLEYTSVLEENEVLAENNKFPAKCERVLLGITKASLATESFISAASFQETTRVLTEAAVTGKQDFLRGLKENVVVGRLIPAGTGLAYHSERRRKRELEELKTSAKVSASDVEQALSEALNSSSS from the coding sequence TTGAAAGATTTATTAAACCTGCTGAAGTCTCAAGGACAGTCAGAAGAATTTGACTCCATACGCATTGGTTTGGCTTCACCAGAAATGATTCGGTCCTGGTCATATGGTGAGGTGAAAAAGCCTGAAACCATTAACTATCGTACGTTTAAACCAGAGCGCGATGGTTTGTTCTGTGCCAAGATTTTTGGCCCAGTGAAAGATTATGAGTGTTTGTGTGGAAAATATAAGCGCTTAAAGCACCGTGGTGTTATCTGCGAAAAGTGTGGTGTAGAAGTTGCGCTTTCAAAAGTTCGTCGTGACCGGATGGGACACATCGAGCTGGCAAGCCCTGTTGCACATATCTGGTTCTTGAAGTCACTGCCTTCCAGAATAGGCTTGATGCTGGATATGACTCTGCGTGATATCGAACGAGTGCTGTACTTTGAGTCATATGTGGTGATCGACCCAGGCATGACGACCCTTGAGCGTGGCCAGCTACTAAACGATGAAGAGTACTACGACTCATTAGAAGAATTTGGTGATGACTTCGATGCCAAAATGGGTGCTGAAGCGATTCAGGCATTATTGCTAGATATCGATCTTGAGCAAGAAGTGCAAGAGTTACGTGAAGAGATCCCTAACACGAACTCTGAAACCAAAATCAAGAAGCTTTCTAAGCGCTTGAAACTGTTAGAAGCTTTCCATAAGTCAGATAACAATCCAGAGTGGATGATTCTTAAAGTTCTGCCGGTATTGCCACCTGACTTACGCCCATTAGTACCACTTGATGGTGGTCGCTTTGCTACATCTGATTTGAACGACTTATACCGCCGGGTAATCAACAGGAACAACCGTCTGAAGCGGCTGTTGGACTTAAGTGCTCCAGACATCATCGTGCGTAACGAAAAACGGATGTTGCAAGAGTCTGTTGATGCCTTGCTGGATAACGGTCGTCGCGGTCGTGCCATTACTGGTTCGAATAAGCGTCCTCTGAAGTCTTTGGCAGATATGATCAAAGGTAAGCAGGGTCGTTTCCGTCAGAACTTGTTAGGTAAGCGAGTTGACTACTCTGGCCGTTCGGTAATCGTGGTTGGCCCTACCTTGCGCCTGCATCAGTGTGGTTTGCCTAAGAAAATGGCACTTGAGCTATTCAAACCTTTTATCTTTGGCAAGCTTGAGCATCGTGGTCTGGCGACAACGATTAAAGCGGCTAAGAAAATGGTTGAGCGGGAAACCCCGGAAGTATGGGATATCCTGGCTGAAGTTATTCGCGAACATCCTGTACTGTTGAATCGTGCACCAACATTGCACCGTTTAGGTATCCAGGCATTTGAGCCAGTGTTGATCGAGGGTAAAGCTATCCAGTTGCACCCGTTAGTCTGTGCGGCCTATAACGCTGACTTTGACGGTGACCAGATGGCGGTCCACGTACCATTAACTATCGAGGCCCAGCTTGAGTCTCGTGCGCTGATGATGTCTACCAACAACGTACTTGCACCTGCTAACGGTGAGCCAATTATTGTGCCATCGCAAGACGTAGTTCTTGGCCTTTACTACATGACCCGAGACCGGATCAATGCGAAAGGCGAGGGCATGGCATTTAAAGACATTAAAGAAGTCAGTCGTGCTTATGGGGCGGGCCAAGTAGAGTTGCATGCCAAAGTTAAGGTCAGAATCAAAGAAACTATTAAAGACCTAGTAGGCAATGTTACATCGGCTACTCGTATTGCTGATACTACAGTAGGGCGTGCACTGCTATTTGAAATTTGTCCTAAAGGTATGCCATTTGACCTGGTTAACCAGGCGATGAAGAAGAAGTCTATCTCCAAGCTGATTAACACCTGCTATCGTAATGTTGGTTTAAAAGAAACAGTAATCTTTGCTGACCAACTGATGTATATGGGCTTTTCTTACGCGACTAAGTCAGGTGCTTCTATTGGTGTAAATGACTTTGTAATTCCTGATGAAAAGCTGGAAATCATTGATGCAGCTTCAGATGAAGTAAAAGAAATCGAAAGCCAGTTTGCTTCTGGTCTAGTAACTCAGGGTGAAAAATACAACAAGGTAATCGACATCTGGTCACGTGCTAATGAGTTAGTGGCCAAGAAAATGATGGAGAACCTAGGCTCTGATGATGTGGTTGACCGTGAAGGTAAAACAGTTCAGCAAGAGTCATTCAACTCTGTTTACATGATGGCAGACTCCGGTGCTCGGGGTAGTGCGGCGCAGATTCGTCAGTTGGCGGGGATGCGGGGTCTGATGGCTAAGCCAGATGGCTCAATCATCGAAACACCTATTACTGCAAACTTCCGTGAAGGTTTGAACGTATTACAGTACTTCATCTCAACTCACGGTGCGCGGAAAGGCTTGGCGGATACCGCCCTGAAAACGGCAAACTCCGGTTATCTGACTCGTCGCTTAGTGGATGTTGCTCAGGACTTAGTGGTTACAGGGCAAGACTGTGGTACTGATAAAGGTTTGGTCATGACACCTCACATTGAGGGTGGTGATGTGGTCGAGCCATTAGGTGAGCGTATTCTTGGCCGGGTAGTCGCTGTTGATGTTCCTAAGCCTGGTGCTGATGGCGAAATTGCCATTCCTGCAGGCACTCTGATTGACGAGGCTTGGGTTGAAAAGCTAGAAGCCATGAACGTAGATGAAATGGTCGTCCGTTCGCCTATTACCTGTGAAACTCGCTTCGGTATCTGCTCGAGTTGTTATGGTCGTGACCTTGGTCGCGGGCATCTAGTTAATGTTGGTGAGGCCATTGGAGTAATCGCGGCTCAATCAATCGGTGAGCCAGGTACTCAGCTAACAATGCGTACCTTCCACATTGGTGGTGCTGCTTCCAGGACATCTGCAACTGATAACGTTCAAGTGAAAAATGCCGGTACTATCCGCTTGCACAATATGAAGTTCGTTGAGCGTAAGGATGGCTGCATCGTTGCGACCTCGCGTTCAGGTGAGTTGGCATTGGCTGATGAGTTTGGCCGTGAGCGTGAGCGCTATAAGCTGCCGTATGGTGCTGTGATTAGCGTTAAAGATGGCGTTAAAGTAGAAGCTGGTCAAGTGGTGGCTAAGTGGGATCCACATACTCACCCAATTGTTGCTGAATTAGCGGGTACTGTTTCATTCTCAGGTATGGATGAAGGAATTACTGTTAAGAAGCAAACCGATGAGCTTACTGGCTTGTCCAATATTGAGGTTATTGATCCTAAAGATCGTCCATCATCTGGCAAGGATATTCGTCCAGCTATCCAACTATTGGATAGTAACGGCAAAGAACTAAAAATGCCTGGTAGTGATATGCCGGCGCAATACTTCTTGCCAGCGAATGCGTTAGTTACCCTGACTGATAACGCTAAGGTAGAGGTGGGTGATGTAATCGCGCGGATTCCACAAGCAACTTCTGGTAACAAGGATATTACGGGTGGATTGCCTCGGGTAGCTGACTTGTTTGAAGCACGTAAGCCAAAAGAGTCGGCAATCCTGGCGGAAATCAGCGGTACTATCAGTTTTGGTAAAGAAACCAAAGGTAAGAAACGGTTAGTCATTACTTCACCTGACGGTGATAACTACGAAGAGCTGATTCCAAAATGGCGTCACCTCAACGTATTTGAAGGTGAGCAGGTGACGAAAGGGGAAGTTGTTTCTGATGGGCCTTCTAATCCGCACGACATCTTGCGCCTGCTAGGTGTCAGCGAGTTAGCTAAATATATCGTTAATGAAATCCAAGATGTATACCGCTTACAAGGGGTAAAAATTAACGATAAACATATTGAAGTCATACTGCGACAAATGTTGCGTAAAGCTGAGATTGCTGAGTCTGGTGATTCTGACTTTATTAAAGGTGAGCAGCTGGAGTACACCTCTGTACTGGAAGAAAACGAAGTGCTAGCAGAGAACAACAAGTTCCCTGCGAAGTGCGAGCGAGTATTGTTAGGTATTACTAAAGCATCATTGGCAACTGAGTCCTTTATTTCGGCGGCATCCTTCCAGGAAACCACTAGGGTGTTAACGGAAGCGGCGGTGACTGGTAAGCAGGATTTCTTGCGTGGATTAAAAGAAAACGTAGTAGTTGGGCGTTTGATTCCTGCAGGAACTGGTTTAGCTTATCACTCTGAGCGCCGCCGTAAGCGTGAACTGGAAGAACTAAAAACCAGTGCTAAAGTGAGTGCTAGCGATGTAGAGCAAGCACTAAGTGAGGCGCTGAACTCAAGTAGTTCTTAA
- the rpoB gene encoding DNA-directed RNA polymerase subunit beta — MAYSYTEKKRIRKDFGKLPHVMDIPYLLAIQLDSYRKFLQAGVSSNQRNDFGLHAAFKSVFPIVSYSGSAALEYVGYKLGEPAFDVKECQLRGVTYAVPLRVKVRLIIYDKDSANKAIKDIKEQEVYMGEIPLMTENGTFVINGTERVIVSQLHRSPGVFFDHDRGKTHSSGKLLYSARIIPYRGSWLDYEFDPKDLLYVRIDRRRKLPASILLRALGYSSEQILDMFFDTNKFHVSDDGVSMELVPERLRGEAASFDIKDSDGSVIVEQGRRITARHIRQMQKSNLKTLDAPTEYLLGKVTATDIIDSATGEVLFNCNSEITLEMLEKLITKGIKTIETLYINDLDCGPYISDTVKADNTTSQLEALVEIYRMMRPGEPPTKEAAEALFENLFFSPERYDLSGVGRMKFNRRLGRKDDQGQGVLDNSDIIDVMKTLVDIRNGKGQVDDIDHLGNRRIRSVGEMAENQFRVGLVRVERAVKERLSMAESEGLMPQDLINAKPVAAAIKEFFGSSQLSQFMDQNNPLSEVTHKRRVSALGPGGLTRERAGFEVRDVHPTHYGRVCPIETPEGPNIGLINSLATYARTNAFGFLESPYRKVVDGVVTDEIDYLSAIEESEYVIAQANAPLDEDRKLINELVNVRHKNEFTLMPPENVQYMDVSPRQVVSVAASLIPFLEHDDANRALMGSNMQRQAVPTLISEKPLVGTGMERNVASDSGVCVVARRGGVVESVDAARIVVRVNEDELITGEAGVEIYNLTKYTRSNQNTCINQRPLVSTGDQVTRGDILADGPSVDMGELALGQNMRVAFMPWNGYNFEDSILVSERVVQEDRFTTIHIQEMTCVARDTKLGSEEITSDIPNVGEGALSKLDESGIVYVGAEVGAGDILVGKVTPKGETQLTPEEKLLRAIFGEKASDVKDTSLRVPTSVKGTVIDVQVFTRDGVEKDPRALAIEKAQLDEVRKDLNEEFRIVETATFERLEAALVGQKVEGGPNLTKGNEITSEYLAELEHRNWFKLRMTNDALNDQLEAAQEQLQERRDQLDQRFEDKKKKLQCGDDLAPGVLKIVKVYLAIKRRIQPGDKMAGRHGNKGVISVIMPVEDMPYDEQGNPVDIVLNPLGVPSRMNVGQILETHLGLAAKGLGEKIDRMIKAQQSIAELRDFLKKVYNDVGEGRFEDLDSFSDAELLELAYNLRGGVPMATQVFDGAREEEIKELLRLADMPDSGQMVLHDGRTGDRFDRPVTVGYMYMLKLNHLVDDKMHARSTGSYSLVTQQPLGGKAQFGGQRFGEMEVWALEAYGAAYTLQEMLTVKSDDVAGRTKMYKNIVDGDHRMEAGMPESFNVLVKEIRSLGIDIELESE, encoded by the coding sequence ATGGCTTACTCATATACTGAGAAAAAACGTATCCGTAAAGATTTCGGCAAGCTGCCGCATGTTATGGATATTCCTTATCTCCTGGCAATTCAGCTTGATTCTTACCGCAAGTTTTTACAGGCAGGAGTCAGCTCGAATCAACGTAATGACTTTGGTTTGCACGCCGCTTTTAAATCCGTTTTTCCAATCGTAAGTTACTCAGGTAGTGCGGCTCTTGAGTACGTAGGCTACAAACTGGGTGAACCGGCTTTTGATGTTAAAGAGTGTCAACTCCGTGGCGTCACTTATGCTGTTCCACTTCGGGTTAAAGTTCGCCTGATTATTTACGATAAGGATTCAGCAAACAAAGCAATCAAAGACATCAAAGAGCAAGAAGTTTATATGGGAGAAATCCCATTAATGACCGAAAACGGTACCTTTGTTATTAATGGTACTGAGCGGGTGATAGTTTCCCAGTTGCATCGTTCTCCTGGGGTGTTCTTTGATCACGACCGTGGAAAAACCCACTCTTCAGGCAAGTTGCTTTATTCTGCCCGAATTATTCCTTATCGTGGCTCTTGGCTGGATTATGAGTTTGATCCAAAAGACTTGCTATATGTGCGTATTGACCGTCGTCGTAAGTTGCCAGCATCGATATTGCTTAGAGCACTAGGTTATTCATCTGAGCAAATTCTTGATATGTTCTTCGATACCAATAAGTTTCACGTCAGTGATGATGGGGTATCAATGGAGCTGGTGCCTGAGCGCTTGCGTGGTGAAGCGGCTAGCTTTGATATTAAAGATAGTGATGGCAGTGTTATTGTTGAGCAAGGTCGCCGGATTACTGCGCGCCATATACGGCAGATGCAGAAATCTAATTTGAAGACACTTGATGCACCAACTGAGTACTTATTAGGTAAGGTTACTGCCACTGATATTATTGATTCAGCAACAGGTGAGGTGTTATTTAACTGTAACTCTGAAATCACTCTGGAAATGCTGGAAAAATTAATTACTAAAGGCATTAAAACAATTGAGACACTTTATATTAATGATCTCGACTGTGGGCCTTATATTTCAGATACCGTAAAAGCTGATAATACGACAAGTCAGCTTGAAGCTTTAGTTGAAATCTATCGAATGATGCGTCCAGGTGAGCCTCCAACCAAAGAGGCGGCAGAAGCATTATTCGAAAACCTATTTTTCTCTCCAGAGCGTTACGATTTATCTGGCGTAGGCCGGATGAAGTTTAATCGTCGATTAGGCCGCAAAGATGACCAAGGTCAGGGTGTGCTTGATAACAGTGACATCATTGATGTTATGAAGACCCTGGTAGACATCCGTAATGGTAAAGGTCAAGTGGATGATATTGATCACTTGGGTAACCGTCGGATTCGTAGCGTTGGTGAAATGGCTGAGAACCAATTCCGGGTTGGCTTGGTTCGGGTTGAGCGTGCAGTAAAAGAGCGCCTGAGCATGGCCGAATCTGAAGGTCTAATGCCGCAAGATTTGATCAATGCCAAGCCAGTAGCCGCTGCAATTAAAGAGTTCTTTGGCTCTAGCCAGCTATCTCAGTTTATGGATCAGAATAACCCTCTGTCTGAAGTTACTCACAAGCGCCGAGTTTCTGCATTAGGTCCAGGTGGTTTGACTCGTGAGCGTGCTGGTTTTGAGGTGCGTGACGTACACCCAACTCACTATGGTCGGGTATGTCCTATCGAAACGCCTGAAGGTCCAAACATTGGTTTGATTAACTCTCTAGCTACTTACGCTAGAACCAATGCATTTGGTTTCCTTGAATCGCCTTATCGGAAAGTGGTTGATGGTGTGGTTACAGATGAAATTGACTACCTTTCTGCTATTGAAGAGAGTGAATATGTAATCGCTCAGGCTAATGCGCCACTGGATGAAGATCGTAAATTGATAAATGAGCTGGTAAACGTTCGGCACAAGAATGAATTTACCTTAATGCCTCCTGAAAACGTTCAGTATATGGACGTATCACCACGTCAGGTGGTTTCGGTCGCAGCTTCGTTAATCCCATTTCTTGAGCACGATGATGCTAACCGGGCTTTGATGGGATCAAACATGCAACGTCAGGCAGTGCCTACGCTAATCTCTGAAAAGCCATTAGTGGGTACTGGTATGGAGCGCAACGTAGCGAGCGACTCTGGTGTGTGTGTGGTTGCCAGGCGTGGTGGGGTGGTCGAGTCTGTTGATGCAGCGCGGATTGTTGTCCGGGTTAATGAAGATGAACTGATCACTGGTGAAGCTGGTGTTGAAATCTACAACCTGACTAAATACACCCGTTCTAACCAAAACACCTGTATTAATCAGCGCCCATTGGTTAGCACCGGTGATCAAGTGACTCGTGGTGATATTCTGGCTGATGGCCCATCCGTTGACATGGGTGAGCTAGCGCTTGGTCAGAATATGCGTGTGGCGTTCATGCCTTGGAATGGTTACAACTTTGAGGACTCGATCTTAGTTTCTGAGCGTGTGGTTCAAGAAGATCGCTTCACTACTATCCACATTCAAGAAATGACCTGTGTCGCCCGTGACACGAAGCTTGGCTCTGAAGAAATTACTTCAGATATTCCGAATGTTGGTGAGGGTGCGCTGTCTAAGTTGGACGAGTCAGGCATTGTCTATGTGGGTGCTGAAGTGGGCGCAGGCGATATTCTGGTTGGTAAGGTGACACCAAAAGGTGAAACTCAGCTAACGCCAGAAGAGAAGCTACTGCGTGCTATTTTTGGTGAAAAAGCCTCTGACGTTAAAGACACTTCTTTACGGGTACCTACCAGTGTAAAAGGCACGGTAATTGATGTGCAGGTCTTTACCCGTGATGGTGTTGAAAAAGATCCGCGTGCCCTGGCTATTGAAAAAGCTCAGCTGGATGAGGTGCGTAAGGACCTCAACGAAGAGTTCCGCATTGTCGAAACTGCTACTTTTGAACGTCTAGAAGCTGCTCTGGTTGGGCAAAAAGTTGAAGGTGGTCCAAATCTTACCAAAGGTAATGAGATTACCAGTGAGTACCTGGCAGAGCTGGAGCATCGTAACTGGTTTAAGTTGCGGATGACTAACGATGCGCTAAACGACCAGCTAGAGGCTGCACAAGAGCAATTGCAAGAACGTCGTGACCAGCTGGATCAACGCTTTGAAGACAAGAAGAAAAAGCTTCAGTGTGGTGATGACTTGGCGCCAGGCGTACTGAAAATCGTTAAGGTTTATCTGGCGATTAAGCGTCGAATTCAGCCAGGTGACAAAATGGCAGGGCGTCATGGTAACAAGGGTGTTATCTCAGTAATCATGCCTGTTGAGGATATGCCCTATGACGAACAGGGTAACCCAGTTGATATCGTGCTTAACCCACTGGGTGTACCGTCACGGATGAACGTTGGGCAAATTCTTGAGACCCACCTTGGTTTAGCGGCAAAAGGGCTGGGTGAGAAAATTGATCGAATGATTAAAGCCCAGCAGTCTATTGCTGAGTTGCGTGATTTCTTGAAGAAGGTCTACAACGACGTTGGCGAAGGCCGTTTTGAAGACCTTGACAGTTTCTCTGATGCAGAGCTTCTTGAGCTTGCCTATAACCTTCGTGGTGGCGTACCAATGGCTACACAAGTGTTCGACGGTGCTAGAGAAGAGGAAATAAAGGAGCTGTTAAGGCTGGCGGATATGCCAGACTCTGGTCAGATGGTGCTTCATGATGGTCGTACCGGTGATCGTTTTGATCGACCAGTAACGGTTGGCTATATGTATATGCTGAAGCTCAACCACTTGGTTGACGACAAGATGCATGCCCGCTCTACCGGTTCTTACAGTCTGGTAACGCAGCAACCATTGGGTGGTAAAGCTCAGTTTGGTGGCCAGCGTTTCGGTGAGATGGAGGTATGGGCACTGGAAGCATACGGTGCAGCTTATACCTTGCAGGAAATGCTAACGGTTAAGTCTGATGACGTGGCAGGTCGGACCAAGATGTACAAAAACATTGTTGACGGTGACCACCGAATGGAAGCGGGTATGCCAGAGTCATTCAATGTGTTGGTGAAAGAGATTCGTTCGCTAGGTATTGATATTGAGCTGGAAAGCGAATAG
- the rplL gene encoding 50S ribosomal protein L7/L12 — protein sequence MALSKEDILNAIAEMSVMEVVELVEAMEDKFGVSAAAAVAVAGPAAAEAAPQEEQTEFDVVLTSAGDKKVNVIKAVRGITGLGLKEAKALVDGAPAPVKEGATKEEAEDAKKQLEEAGATVEVK from the coding sequence ATGGCTCTATCTAAAGAAGATATCTTAAATGCAATTGCTGAAATGAGCGTAATGGAAGTTGTTGAGCTTGTTGAAGCAATGGAAGACAAGTTCGGTGTTTCTGCTGCCGCTGCAGTTGCAGTTGCTGGTCCAGCTGCTGCTGAAGCTGCTCCTCAAGAAGAGCAAACTGAATTTGACGTTGTTCTAACAAGCGCTGGTGACAAGAAAGTGAACGTAATTAAAGCTGTTCGCGGTATCACTGGTCTTGGTTTGAAAGAAGCTAAAGCTTTAGTTGACGGTGCGCCTGCTCCTGTTAAAGAAGGTGCTACTAAAGAAGAAGCTGAAGACGCTAAAAAACAGCTGGAAGAAGCTGGTGCAACTGTGGAAGTTAAGTAA
- the rplJ gene encoding 50S ribosomal protein L10 — protein sequence MALKLEDKKAIVAEVNEAAKSALSAVIADYRGLTVDQMTALRKQAREGSVYLKVVRNTLARRAVEGTDYECLQEALTGPTVIAFSNEDPGAAARVIQDFAKENKELEVKALSIGGQLLGPEQIDVLAKMPTLDQARAMLMSVMIAPVTKLARTLNEFPAKITRAVAAVRDQKKEAA from the coding sequence ATGGCATTAAAACTCGAAGACAAGAAAGCGATTGTCGCTGAGGTCAACGAGGCTGCCAAAAGCGCTTTATCAGCAGTAATCGCTGATTACCGTGGTTTGACGGTTGATCAGATGACTGCACTCCGCAAGCAAGCTCGTGAAGGCAGCGTTTATTTAAAGGTTGTTCGTAACACACTTGCTCGCCGCGCAGTTGAAGGCACTGATTATGAGTGTCTGCAAGAAGCGTTAACTGGTCCAACAGTTATTGCTTTCTCTAACGAAGATCCAGGTGCAGCTGCACGTGTAATTCAGGACTTCGCTAAAGAAAACAAAGAACTGGAAGTAAAAGCATTATCAATTGGTGGTCAACTACTTGGCCCTGAGCAAATTGATGTGCTGGCGAAGATGCCTACTTTGGATCAGGCTCGCGCAATGCTGATGAGTGTAATGATTGCACCAGTAACAAAACTGGCACGTACTCTAAACGAGTTCCCAGCCAAAATTACTCGTGCTGTGGCAGCGGTTCGCGACCAGAAGAAAGAAGCAGCTTAA
- the rplA gene encoding 50S ribosomal protein L1 translates to MAKLSKRAKAIAEKIDRTKAYPIQEAAQLLAEISTVKFAESFDVAVNLGVDPRKSDQVVRGSTVLPNGTGKDVRVAVFTQGPNADAAKEAGADIVGMDDLAAEVKGGNLNFDVVIASPDAMRVVGQLGQILGPRGLMPNPKVGTVTPNVAEAVKNAKAGQVRYRTDKNGIIHCGVGKVGFAADAVKQNIEALLVDLKKAKPASAKGVYMKKVTLSTTMGPGLTVDISSLDA, encoded by the coding sequence ATGGCCAAGTTATCTAAGCGCGCAAAAGCCATTGCTGAGAAAATTGATCGCACAAAAGCGTATCCAATTCAAGAAGCTGCTCAGCTGCTGGCTGAAATTTCCACTGTTAAGTTCGCTGAGTCTTTTGACGTTGCAGTTAACTTAGGTGTTGATCCTCGTAAATCTGATCAGGTTGTTCGTGGCTCTACTGTATTGCCAAACGGTACAGGTAAAGATGTTCGTGTAGCGGTATTCACTCAAGGCCCTAATGCTGATGCAGCTAAAGAAGCGGGTGCTGATATCGTTGGTATGGACGATTTAGCCGCTGAAGTGAAGGGCGGTAACTTAAACTTTGATGTTGTTATTGCTTCTCCTGACGCAATGCGTGTTGTTGGTCAGTTAGGTCAAATTTTAGGCCCGCGTGGTCTGATGCCAAACCCTAAAGTGGGTACTGTAACACCTAACGTAGCTGAAGCAGTAAAAAATGCTAAAGCTGGTCAGGTGAGATACCGTACAGATAAAAACGGTATTATCCACTGTGGCGTTGGTAAAGTAGGTTTTGCTGCTGATGCAGTTAAACAAAATATTGAAGCGTTGCTGGTTGACTTGAAAAAAGCTAAGCCTGCTTCTGCTAAAGGCGTCTACATGAAAAAGGTTACCTTATCTACAACGATGGGACCTGGTTTGACTGTTGATATATCAAGCCTAGACGCATAA
- the rplK gene encoding 50S ribosomal protein L11: MAKKVEAYIKLQVAAGQANPSPPVGPALGQHGVNIMEFCKAFNAKTQSMEQGMPIPVVITVYSDRSFTFETKTPPASVLLKKAAKLKKGSGRPNTEKVGTVTREQLEEIAKTKEPDLTAADLDAAVRTIAGSARSMGLNVEGV; the protein is encoded by the coding sequence ATGGCTAAAAAAGTAGAAGCCTATATCAAGCTGCAAGTAGCAGCTGGTCAAGCTAATCCAAGCCCTCCTGTTGGTCCTGCATTAGGTCAGCATGGCGTTAACATTATGGAGTTCTGTAAGGCATTTAACGCCAAAACTCAAAGTATGGAACAGGGTATGCCTATTCCAGTTGTGATTACTGTATACAGTGACCGCAGCTTTACTTTTGAGACTAAAACTCCACCTGCATCTGTGTTATTGAAAAAAGCAGCCAAGCTGAAAAAAGGTAGTGGCCGTCCTAACACTGAAAAAGTGGGTACTGTGACTCGTGAGCAACTAGAAGAGATCGCTAAAACTAAAGAGCCTGACTTAACGGCAGCGGATCTTGATGCAGCGGTTAGAACTATTGCTGGTAGTGCTCGCAGCATGGGCTTAAATGTGGAGGGTGTGTAA
- the nusG gene encoding transcription termination/antitermination protein NusG encodes MAKRWYVVHAYSGYEKQVMRSIKERIELHDMQDLFGEVLVPTEEVVEIKSGQKRKSERKFFPGYVLVQMEMNDDSWHLIKDTPRVMGFIGGTADRPAPITEREAQAILKRVEDGSDKPKPKTLFEPGEVVRVIDGPFADFNGVVEEVNYEKNRLQVAVLIFGRSTPVELEFVQVEKG; translated from the coding sequence ATGGCTAAGCGTTGGTATGTTGTGCATGCATATTCAGGATATGAAAAGCAAGTTATGCGCTCTATTAAAGAACGTATTGAATTGCACGACATGCAAGACTTGTTTGGTGAGGTTTTAGTGCCTACTGAAGAAGTAGTCGAAATTAAAAGTGGCCAGAAGCGTAAAAGTGAACGCAAGTTCTTTCCAGGCTATGTATTAGTGCAGATGGAAATGAACGATGATAGTTGGCACTTAATTAAAGATACCCCAAGAGTAATGGGGTTTATTGGCGGAACAGCCGATCGTCCTGCGCCGATTACTGAGCGCGAAGCTCAAGCTATCTTAAAGCGTGTTGAAGATGGCTCAGACAAACCGAAACCCAAAACCCTGTTTGAACCAGGTGAAGTTGTTCGGGTTATCGATGGACCATTTGCAGATTTTAATGGCGTAGTTGAAGAAGTTAACTACGAGAAAAATAGATTACAAGTTGCCGTATTAATATTTGGTCGTTCAACGCCAGTTGAACTAGAATTTGTCCAAGTAGAAAAAGGCTAA